CACGCTCGCGCCGAGGGGACCCCGCAGCGTCGCAGGTCGGGCGAAGCCCGACATCAGGGGTTCGGGGGCCCGGCCCCGGGCACCATCACGGCCCTGGAAAAGCCGCCCCTGGGGCGGCGGCATGGCAGCCACCGGTCATGGTCGATCGCCTGGGCCGAACCGGCCGCCCGCGCTGTCCTGTCGGCCGATCCTATCGGGTTGATGCGGCTCGGGAAGGGGCGGGATGGTGGTCTCGTCCAGCGCTCTCCCGGCCGTGACGCCCCGGGTTGACCCTGTCACGGGCGCCGCCGCGGACGCTGGCGCCGGCAGCGGCGCCGGGCGGCCCTGCGCCACCACTACCGGGCCATGGGCGCCGGCCACGACCGGGTGCGGAGCCGCTTCCGAGGCGGCCACAGGAGCGGAGGCGGCCGTCGCCGCGCGTCCGCGCCGGGGGCGGTTCTTCCAGCGACGGGCCCAGTCACGGGCGAGGTTCTGGCACGGCCGCTCGACCAGGTAGTAGGTCAGCGTCGAGAGCGCCACGGTGATCACCAGGACCACCGCGAAGAGCGGGGCGAAGGAGACCTGCCAGATCTTCCAGCCGCTGCGCGCCATCACCACGTCGATGACGGTCTGGTGCCACAGGTAGATGCCGTAGGAGATCGAACCGAGGAAGGTCATCACCCGGCTGGCCAGGAAACGGCGCACGACCCCGCGCCGCTGCGGGCCGAACACCACCGGCAGTAGCAGGAAGAAGCCGAACAGGCCGTAGAACAGGTGCTTGCCCAGATCGGTCCGGACGGTGGCGTCGTAGATCGGCCACAGCGGCAGCCCGATCTTCTTGCTGGCCACCCAGTAGCAGACGGCCGCGAGCAGCCAGCAGATGGTGCCGGAGAACGGCAGCGTCGACCAGCGCGGGTGGCGCCCCTGCCGGCCGTACCAGGCTGAGACCACCGCGAGGAACATGCCCAGGGAGAACAGGTCCCACCAGACCGGCAGCCACACCGACCACCCGTCGGCCAGCCCCGAGTCGGTGCCGATCATCCGCCAGTGCACCAGGGTGCCCAGCAGGTAAAGCGCGGCGACGCCGGTCAGCTCGAGCCACAGCTGGGTACGCGGCGCGCGAACCCGCCGGCCAAGCAGCCACGCGTAGAGCGGGACGAACAGGTAGAACGCGACCTCAACGTCGAGCGTCCAGGCCTGGGTCAGGCCCTGCAGCGCCCACGACTGTCGGTAACCCTGCACGAACAGCAGGCACTCCAGCAGGCCCCGGACGTTCGCCACGATCATCTTGTCGGTGACGACGACCAGGCTGATCACGAACACCAGCCAGTACAGCGGGACGATCCGCATGAACCGGCGCAGCAGGAAGCCACCGACCTCCGGGACGTCCCGGCCGCCGCCCCGGTCGGCGAGCGCGAGATGGCGCGCGACGAACGGTCGGTAGAGCAGGAAGCCGGAGATCAGGAAGAAGACCGCGACGCCGATCTCGGCCCGCGCGGCATATGGCCCCAGCGAGGACCGCAACGTCAGGGTGGTCATGAAGCCGGCGTGCACGACGACCACGAGCAGCGCCGCGATCGCCCGCAGCCCGTCGAACCCGGGAAAGACCGTCGTGTCCCGGCGCGGGGTGGGGGCCGCCGGCGCGGAGGGCTCGTCCGCCGGCGCCAGCGGGGCCCCGGACACGACGGTGGTGCCGGCGTCGACCGCGACGGTCGTCGGGTCGTCCGGGCGCCCGAGCTGGCGAAGCCCGGCCCCGGTCATGACGCGGGCCGGGGGTGGCTGCGGTCCGGCACGGTCGCAAGGTACCAGCCAGCGCCGTCACGGCCCCGCCCGAGCCGTCGCGGGTAACCACTCAGGACCACGGACGAACCGACGGTGATCAGCGGACCGGGCATGCTCACGCGGCCGGGGTCTGGGCCTGGGCCGGAACCGGAACCGCCGCGGGCTGCCCGGCGCGCGCCGTCGCCCGGGAGCCGCTGTGCCGGCCGCGGGGGACGAAGCGGGCGCGGATGGAGGCGAACGCGACAGCGGCCAGCAGCACCACCGCCGGCTCCGCGACCGCGCGGAACCGGCTGGTGCCGTAGACCATCGTCGAGGCGACGGTGAGGGCTCCCGGCAGTGCCAGCAGCGGCAGCAGCAACGCGCGGCGCCGGCGCAACAGCACCGCGCCGACGGCGCCCGCGGCCAGCAGCACCCACAGCGAGAACAGCGCCACCTTGCTGAGACCCACCGGCCGTGACTCGATCGTGTCGAACCGGACCTGCTGGAACGGCCGGAACACCCCCCAGGTCCGCCCGGCCCTCGCCAGCGCGACCTTGGGCAGCTCGGCCTTGTGGTCGCCGATGTACCGGTAGGCGGCCTCGCGATAGAAGACATCGCGCTCGGAGCGTTCGGTCGGCTCGTTCTGGATCTTCAGGATGCACTTGAAGTCCCACCAGCCGAGGAACGTGCCGTGGTATGTCGTGTCGCAGTGCGTGACCGCGAGCGTCGTGCCGAGACCCGTGGACAGGTATTCCGGCTCGCTGAACCGGCTCAGGTTGTAGACGGCCCACGGCGCGATCGTCAGGACACAGGCCGCCCCCGCGGCGGCGAGCATCCCCACCCGCCGCCGCCACGACGCCCTGGCCGCCGGGAGCGCTCCGGCATCCGCGGGACGATGGGCCGCCGGCCCGCCGGGCGAGCGGGCCAGCAGGACCAGTGGCGTCACCAGGAAGACCGCCAGCAGGAGCAACTCGGCCCGGGCGAGCGCCGCCGCGGCTGTGGCCAGCCCCAGCAGGGCGGCGTCCAGGTAGCCGCGCCGGTCCCAGAAGCGATAGGCGAGCCACAGCACCACCGAGCAGGCCAGGATCCCGGTCGTCTCCGACATCAGCAGCGGATCATTGATCCACATACCGGGGTAGACGGCGGCGAGCCCGGCCGCGACCAGCCCCGCCGCGGGTCCGGCGGCGCGCCTCCCGGTCAGCGCGACGATCAGGATGGCCAGCGTTCCGAGCAGGCACTCGAACACCTGGTGCTCGAGGAACGTGCTGAGGCCGACCAGGGACGGCAACGCGAGCAGCGCGCTGGTCAGCGGCGGGTGCTGCGCGTCCGGCACGTACCGGTGGTTCAGGTGGAGCTCGTACGGGTCGGGCCAGCCCCGCCCGTCGGCGAACAGGTTGGCCGCCTCGTGGTAGTAGAGCGGGTCGCCCTGCACGACCGCCGGATGCATCCAACCGAACAGGTACCACAGGCGAACGCCAAGGCCGACAGCCATGATCAGGGTCAGCAGCAGCCACCAGCGCCGGTCCCGCGGCCGCACGCCGCCAGCCTCGGGCGCCTCCGCCACAACCGGCGTGATAGCGGTCTCGGTCACGGCCGGAAGGTACCAAGGCGCTTCCGGTCATCTGAGCGCGATAGGTGTGACGATTAGCCTCTGGCGGAGTCGCGCGCGAGCGCGAGGCCGGTGAGCGGTACAGCCAAAGGTCGCGCGACGATGGCGAAGCCTCGCGCGACCGGAGGCTAGTCGAGCGGTGTAGCCAAGGACGCGCGCGCGGGACCACGCCGGGTCTGCCGCATACTTCGCAGAGCGGTCAGCCGGACGCTGGCCGCCGATCATGACTGGCGGACGAGCGGGAGGAGGCCCCGGCTGAGCGGCAAAGACGCTGACACCGTCCGGATCTCCGACGCCACTCGCTTCCGCGCTCACCAGCCCGCCCGGCCCGGCCGGCCCGGCGACGACCAGCAGGACGGTCGCGAGGACGACGGCCGCGGCGGCGGCGCCCACGGTGACGACGAGCACCGGGACGACGGTCACGACCACGACGAGGAACGCGGCGGCGCGGGCGCCGGCCGCGGTGACGGCGCGCGCGACGGCGCTGCCCGTGGCCGCCGGACCAGCGAGGGTCGCGACGACGTCGGCGCGCGACCACGGGACAGCCACCGCGACACGTTCCGCCCGCCCGCCGGGCCGTACCGCGGTGTCACGGGCGAGCGCGCCGCGCGCGGGCGCGGCGTCGCCGGTGACCCGGACCTGCCCGATCGACGGCCCGGTGGACCGCCGACCCAGCGGGAACCCCGTCGCCCGTCCGGCAGGGACCCCGAGCGTCCAGACGTCCCCGATCGGCTCCGCCGATCGAGCGGGAACCGCGGGAACGGCGGGATCCCAGGCGGAGGCGAGCGGCCTGAACGTGCCGGCGGCGGGCGCCCCGGCGACGCGCGGCGGGGCGACGCCGCCCGCGAGGAGACCCGCCGGCCGGCCACCCGCCCGGCCGGACGGCCGGCACCCGACGATGAGGACGCCAGCCAGCACACCATCGCCCTCGTCCGCGGCGCCATCGAGCGTGGCGGCCGCGCGCGCGGCGCGGAGCCCACACGTGCGCCGGACCCGGTCTACACCCGCCGCTCGCCCCAGGAACGCGCCGCCGATCGCGACGGCGACGGCGAGGCCGACCCGGAGCCGAAGACCGCGGGGCTGATGCTCCTGGACCCTGCGGCCGCGCCGGCGGCGACCGCGATCGGCCCGGGGGACTCGGACACCACCGGGACCTTCCTCGCACCGATCGTCCACTCCCCCGGCCTGGACGGGCTGCGCGCGCTCGCGGTGCTCGCCGTGATCGCCTATCACGCGGGGCTGTCGTGGGTTCCCGGCGGCCTGCTGGGCGTGGACACGTTCTTCGTGCTGTCCGGGTTCCTGATCACCGGCCTGCTGGTCGCCGAGTACCGGGCCACCCGCCGCATCGACCTCAAGGACTTCTGGACGCGGCGGGCGCGGCGCCTGCTGCCCGCCTTCCTGCTCCTGTTGCTCGCGATCTCGGCCTACGCACGGTTCCTCGCCACGCCGGGCGACATCACGAAGATCCGCCTGGACATGCTGGCGTCGCTGTTCTACGTCGCGAACTGGCGGTTCGCGCTGTCGAACCAGAGCTACTTCGACCACTTCTCGGCGCCGTCGCCGCTGCTGCACACCTGGTCGCTGGCGGTCGAGGAGCAGTTCTACGTGCTCTGGCCGCTGATCGTGTTCCTGTTGATGCGCCACAGCGCGCGCACGGTCGACAAGTGGAAGGGGCAGCGGCGCAAGGCGCAGTCGGCGGCGCTGGCGGTGGCGGTGCTGGGCGCGGAGCTGAGCGCGCTGATCGGCATCGTGCTGCTGCTCGTCGGCGTCGACGCGTCCCGGATCTACTACGGCACCGAGGTGCGCGTCCAGGCGCTGCTGACCGGCGCGGCGCTGGCGGTGTGGCGGGCCCAGCGGCGGGCCGGGTTCACGGCACGCGGCAAGAAGGTGCTCGGGTACGCCGGCGGACTGGCGCTGGTCGCGCTGCTGGCGCTGTGGGCGACGGTCGACGGCCAGGCGCGCGGTCTGTATGCCGGCGGGTTCCTCGGCGTCGCGATCATCGTGGCGGTGCTGGTCGCGTCGATCGTCGAGGTGCCGGGCTCGGCGGTGGCGAAGGTGC
Above is a window of Pseudofrankia saprophytica DNA encoding:
- a CDS encoding glycosyltransferase family 39 protein; translation: MTETAITPVVAEAPEAGGVRPRDRRWWLLLTLIMAVGLGVRLWYLFGWMHPAVVQGDPLYYHEAANLFADGRGWPDPYELHLNHRYVPDAQHPPLTSALLALPSLVGLSTFLEHQVFECLLGTLAILIVALTGRRAAGPAAGLVAAGLAAVYPGMWINDPLLMSETTGILACSVVLWLAYRFWDRRGYLDAALLGLATAAAALARAELLLLAVFLVTPLVLLARSPGGPAAHRPADAGALPAARASWRRRVGMLAAAGAACVLTIAPWAVYNLSRFSEPEYLSTGLGTTLAVTHCDTTYHGTFLGWWDFKCILKIQNEPTERSERDVFYREAAYRYIGDHKAELPKVALARAGRTWGVFRPFQQVRFDTIESRPVGLSKVALFSLWVLLAAGAVGAVLLRRRRALLLPLLALPGALTVASTMVYGTSRFRAVAEPAVVLLAAVAFASIRARFVPRGRHSGSRATARAGQPAAVPVPAQAQTPAA
- a CDS encoding acyltransferase family protein; the encoded protein is MTGAGLRQLGRPDDPTTVAVDAGTTVVSGAPLAPADEPSAPAAPTPRRDTTVFPGFDGLRAIAALLVVVVHAGFMTTLTLRSSLGPYAARAEIGVAVFFLISGFLLYRPFVARHLALADRGGGRDVPEVGGFLLRRFMRIVPLYWLVFVISLVVVTDKMIVANVRGLLECLLFVQGYRQSWALQGLTQAWTLDVEVAFYLFVPLYAWLLGRRVRAPRTQLWLELTGVAALYLLGTLVHWRMIGTDSGLADGWSVWLPVWWDLFSLGMFLAVVSAWYGRQGRHPRWSTLPFSGTICWLLAAVCYWVASKKIGLPLWPIYDATVRTDLGKHLFYGLFGFFLLLPVVFGPQRRGVVRRFLASRVMTFLGSISYGIYLWHQTVIDVVMARSGWKIWQVSFAPLFAVVLVITVALSTLTYYLVERPCQNLARDWARRWKNRPRRGRAATAASAPVAASEAAPHPVVAGAHGPVVVAQGRPAPLPAPASAAAPVTGSTRGVTAGRALDETTIPPLPEPHQPDRIGRQDSAGGRFGPGDRP